A region of Subtercola boreus DNA encodes the following proteins:
- a CDS encoding response regulator, with amino-acid sequence MTDLTVLVIDDDFHIADLHAHLVAETPGFRSIGTVGTARGALSVIESTAPDLVLLDAYLPDGSGMELIRRIPSDVIAITAANDPSMVRQAIRAGAFGYLIKPFERRLLSELLLSYAAYAEAASSDRPLDQRGVDRLFGLLRPGTKARARTATEQAVLTCVAESGTELSAPEIAERIGVSRATAQRYLGALATERLIVVQLKYGSTGRPEHRYQLAAAQGHRP; translated from the coding sequence ATGACCGACCTCACCGTGCTCGTCATCGACGACGACTTCCACATCGCCGACCTGCACGCCCACCTGGTGGCCGAGACCCCGGGGTTCCGCTCGATCGGAACCGTGGGAACCGCCCGCGGAGCCCTCTCGGTGATCGAGTCGACCGCCCCCGACCTCGTGCTGCTCGACGCCTACCTGCCCGACGGCAGCGGAATGGAACTGATCAGGCGCATCCCCTCCGACGTCATCGCCATCACCGCAGCGAACGACCCCTCGATGGTGCGGCAGGCCATCCGCGCGGGAGCTTTCGGCTACCTCATCAAGCCGTTCGAGCGGCGGCTGCTCAGCGAGCTGCTGCTCTCGTACGCGGCCTACGCCGAGGCCGCGAGCTCCGATCGCCCCCTCGACCAGCGGGGCGTCGACCGGCTGTTCGGGCTGCTGCGCCCGGGCACGAAGGCGCGGGCGCGCACCGCCACCGAGCAGGCGGTGCTGACCTGCGTCGCAGAATCGGGCACGGAGCTCTCCGCTCCGGAGATCGCCGAACGGATCGGTGTCTCGCGTGCGACAGCGCAGCGCTACCTCGGCGCGCTCGCCACAGAGCGCCTCATCGTGGTGCAGCTGAAGTACGGCAGCACGGGACGGCCGGAACACCGCTACCAGTTGGCTGCCGCGCAGGGCCACCGGCCCTGA
- a CDS encoding DoxX family membrane protein, whose product MPTSSPTPAAVIAQTVFRVGLGAVLVAHGSQKLFGWFGGGGVEGTAKGMHSMGFRPGRRNAVLAGLGEAGAGAALALGLATPAAGAAAATTMGVAASVHVPNGFFATKGGLEYPAVLALAAAAFSQAGPGPVSLDAATRNVFNRPWMRVVALLAIPVAIGSQVYLRRKELAADAAASDELDSVGDAAALATPDKAE is encoded by the coding sequence ATGCCCACCTCCTCCCCCACCCCGGCCGCCGTCATCGCCCAGACCGTCTTCCGCGTCGGGCTCGGCGCCGTCCTGGTCGCTCATGGCTCGCAGAAACTCTTCGGCTGGTTCGGCGGCGGCGGAGTCGAAGGAACGGCCAAGGGCATGCACTCGATGGGCTTCCGCCCGGGACGACGGAACGCTGTCCTGGCGGGCCTCGGCGAGGCAGGCGCGGGAGCCGCTCTCGCGCTTGGGCTCGCGACCCCCGCCGCTGGCGCTGCCGCCGCGACCACGATGGGCGTCGCCGCGAGCGTGCACGTGCCCAACGGCTTCTTCGCGACCAAGGGAGGCCTCGAGTACCCCGCTGTGCTCGCGCTCGCTGCGGCCGCCTTCAGCCAGGCCGGCCCCGGGCCCGTCTCACTCGACGCCGCGACGCGCAACGTCTTCAACCGGCCCTGGATGCGCGTGGTCGCCCTGCTCGCCATCCCGGTCGCCATCGGGTCGCAGGTGTACCTCCGCCGGAAGGAGCTCGCGGCCGACGCCGCAGCCTCCGACGAACTCGACTCGGTCGGGGATGCCGCCGCTCTGGCCACGCCCGACAAGGCCGAGTAG